In the genome of Mastomys coucha isolate ucsf_1 unplaced genomic scaffold, UCSF_Mcou_1 pScaffold21, whole genome shotgun sequence, the window atacatacataaatgaacgAGTGCATGAATGAACTCACAAGAGGATGAATTCATGCTTCCTCTCTTGTCCTTTAGAGCAAAGAGCAGTGTAGTTTTCAGAGGAACTCCAGCACAGACGCCTAGGACTCAGAGGAGAACTTGGTGGACAATTGATCACCAGCTCCTCAGTTAGCCTGGATTCTGGATAGCCTGGCCGTCCTGGAGCTCacaaggcacacatgcacacactcaggtCAAATGTGCTAATTGCCATGAGAGCTCAAATAGTCTAGATGCTCAAGAAGAGCAGATCAGGCTGAAACCTGGAACAGTAAGTAGGTGTCAAAGGCTAagtatttctccttctctgtaaCAGAGCCCATGCTGAACTCTTGATAGTTTAACTTTTGAGACAAACTCTCTCTATATAGGGTTCACTGGCCGGAATACACTATGTGCACCAGTCAAacatggaactcacagagatccactagcCCCTGACTCCTAAGTTGTGGGATCAATGGTGTGCACCAAAACATGCAGCTGCCAAGATGAACCCTTAATGAGGCTCCTGGAGGGAAGTGacattttctggtttctgtttcctgagaAAAGGTCTGACATAAGCCCAAACTGGTCTAATCTAGAAATGGAGCTCAGGATCTAGGAACAAGGAAGAGAAACGTCACTGTGACCCCAACACACAGTTAAGGGTGGGTGACACTCCCCTGGAGTACCCTGACTTCTCATATTCTTGAATCAAAGAGTGATCGGACCATAGTAATGGCaccatatcttttttttctttttttttttcttttctttttNNNNNNNNNNNNNNNNNNNNNNNNNNNNNNNNNNNNNNNNNNNNNNNNNNNNNNNNNNNNNNNNNNNNNNNNNNNNNNNNNNNNNNNNNNNNNNNNNNNNNNNNNNNNNNNNNNNNNNNNNNNNNNNNNNNNNNNNGTAGTCCTAgttgtccgggaactcactctgtagaccaggctggcctcaaactcaggaatctgcctgcctctgcctccaaagtgctgggattaaaggcgtgtgccacccctgccAGGCTGCACCAcaacttctatttattttattttattggtttgtttatgACAGCTCTACAAATAACCTTGACTGTCTTGAATCTCACTATGTGGACTAGGTTAGTGTACATCACAAACTACTAGAGCCTAAAATCAGAAGGAATCACCTGCCTCTGGTGTCaaagtgctgggaatgaaggtgtGCACAACTACACCCAGCTCCCAAACTTCTGATGGGAACAATAAAATCAGTGATCCAGAGATCCAAGTCCAAGAAGGAAATAATTTTGTCACTTGCAAAAACAGGATTTGTATCTGTGGAGAGCTTGCAACCCTCTTGGCTACAACTAGTGCAAAGAATTTGTTCTAACTGCTGACTTCTGAGGATTATCTTGGTCCTGAGGTACAGAACCTTCCTTAGAGCTGTGTGTTGGGGGTCACAAGCAACTCCACCATCCTTTCACACTCCTTCACCATCGCCACTGACCTTGCCATCTGGCTACAGTAACCGGAACACGAGCAGCTCCAGGAACAGCCGATCCTGCCCTACCCAACCTCAGCCCTGGGAAGGTATCCAGGGTGACCTAGGGCCTACTGGACAGCAGATAAAACTGGGCCTTCCCTGCCACAGGCCTGAGGTTGAGAGCAGAGAATCCACCTAGGTCAGCAAGGGCAGGGCTTTGGCCACCCTCTAGGTCCCAACAGtgcaggggtggggctggagtaGGAGAATGAGGGTTTTTAAGGGCTCAATGAGGAGCTCCAAGCTcactgcctgcttctcctggACACCTGTTACCATGTGGTTCCTGATCCTGTTCCTTGCCCTGTCCCTAGCAGGGATTGGTGAGATGAGGGAAGTGGGAGGGGTCAGAGCCCTGACTCTCATGCTGCCTTTGGCCCTGGacatccctttcccctctcccctttccccagcTACATCCTGAAGCAccacctgctcctccttctctgcccctgcACACTGCAGAGTCCCTCGCAGTCCTTGCtcccatgccaggctcctgttctCTCCcattttccagaactttctcaaCCTCCTTAGCCACCTGATCATCTCTGGGCTTCTCCAGTCTTTCTAAGGAACCCAACCCCTTACCAACATTAGGACCTCAGATGTCCCTCTACTTCTTCATTTTTCCTAGAGCCTAATAGTCCAACCCCTGAGTCAGGGGCTTGCCTAAATCCCACACTAGTACCTTAGGCTGTCCAGCAGCTTCAAGATCTCAGCGGTGTTCTCCACATCCTGATAACTTGTCCCCCTCTACTCAAGTTGATCCGTTTCTAATAAAAGTTTCAGTTCTCAAATTGGCTTGTGACATCAGATGGGTTCCCACCTTTATGTTGTGGGGGATCTGCCAATGTACATTCTTCCTGGCTGTTTGGTTTAATATGGTTTTTTGAGGAAGAGTCAGGTGGCAAACACCAGACATGAATATCaagtatcttcctcaatcacttgcCCCcttggcagggtctctcactgaatgggGAGTTCCTCTTAGGCTATAATGGCTGTCCAGCAAGCCTCAGGggaatcctcctgtttccacctccccagctctggggttacaggtgcacagCGCCACACCTGACTTTTCACCTGGGTTCTGGAGGGTTCAGCTCAGGTGCTAATGCTTGCACAGCCAGTCCTGTAGCAACCAAGCCATCTCCTGCCCAGCTCTTGGAAATAAGTTCTGAGCTAGTGTCTCATGATGTGGCCCAGACCTGTTCTTAGTCcatggccatcctcctgcctcagcctgctgtgtactgggattatagatgagTGCTCTCCTGCCTGGCTTGCCAAGCTTCCCTCTGTTGCCAAATGCTGTGCTTTGGACCGCAGTTCCCTCTCACGCCTCAGGTCCTGAGCCGCAGGCTCCTCAGTGTTTCTAACATTCACCAGCTCCTGTCCTGTCTCACAGGAGCCCCACTGCACAGCTCTAGTTCCCAATCTGTACAGGACACCCCACAGACCCCAAAGCCTAACCACATCAGTTGGGTCCTCCCCTCTGCCTCACAGTTGCCTGACTTGCTTTAACTCATTTTCCATTCCTGTCCTGAGGCTGCCTCCAAGAGATCCCTGGGCCTCACCAATACCTAGATCATTTGCCCCACCTCCACAGGAAGCAGAGCTTTTCCCCCACAGTCCCCCAGAATTTCCTTTTTTTACTGCTTTTCCAATCTGAAACTTCGGTCTTAGGTAACCCCATGGCTCTTAAATATCAACTCCAACACAGACCATCAAAAAGCCCATGCCCCTTTGATCTGGAAACCCCCTCATTCTCTCCCAACCCAGCTGGCCACTTCATGCACAATCAAAGGAACCCCAATCATCCCTAAGCTCCCTTTCCtggattcatttattcactcaaatCTAGTTTTCTGAGACCTCACCCTTTCTAGTATTCCCAAAATCCAGCCCAGGCCCTGACTTCTTCTCAAGCCTTGGAGACTCTAAATGCCAAATCAAAGGATTTCATTCTCATTGGAGTAAGAATGCACTAGAATCCCCCCCTTCTGGTTTCCCTGTCATTCATTGTGCCAAAACTATAAAGTGGCCAGACACTACACCCAATTCCTGCTTCCAGAGGTATTTCTGTCCCCACAGCAGATATCTCCCTATCCACGACCAGTCATATATGGGTCCCTTGCCCAGATCCCCTGGCCATGGCCCTGATCCCAACACTGCTTAACTGCATTCCCCAACAGTATACCTCCCTATCTGTGCcaaccctcccctctcccattgtCCCTGTTGCAGATGCTGTGCCTCCTGTCCAGAATCTGATAGTTGGAGGATTTAACTGTGAGAAGAACTCCCAACCTTGGAATGTGATTATTTTCAGCTTCACCGAAGATAAAATATATCAATGCAGTGGTGTTCTGTTGGACCTCAACTGGGTTCTCACGGCTGCCCACTGCTATAATGAGTGAGtaagggaggagacaggaaagcagGGTGGCAGCCAGAGGACATGACTCCAGGACAGGCTGGGGTACtgaagggcaggagggagggactggCTGAAAGTCTATCCATGACCTCCTGGGTCTCTCTTTGGGCCTCTCTCCAGGCTTGGGTTCAGagtctgtttcttccttttctgtcttattATCTGTCTCCTGTCTGTATTCACATCTGAGTGTCTCTGTGACCATCTGTCACTGTGTGTCTCCCCCTTGtgtctctccccagccctgtctgggtctgggtctcatGTGTTCTCTTTTATCAGTACTGGCCATAGTGGGGACCAGGCCTAAGGGATAAAAAGAGCTGTCACTGACATTAGGGTGTGAGAGAAGTCCTCACTCTCCCCAGACCACCTTGGTCTCTAGGACCTTCTGTCCACTATGAGGATATATACAGAGAAGGGCTGGTCAGAGCTGGAGCTGGGTGAGGTAACTGAGTACAGAGAGAGCAGATTCTGAGGAGTGAGGGCAGAGAGCTCAGACCTTGGGCTGCAGGCCAGGCCTTACCTGCTGGGGAAGTTTAGTCTGGTCCCAGCTGCACCTGAGCAGATCTCAGGCCTTCGCCCTCCTccatgcccttccttccttccccctcctcccggCCCCctcttctcttattttctgttcctgcctcggtctctttctgactctttgtctctttatgcatatatgtgtgtacattcctttctgtctgtctgtgtgttttttttctgtttctatatgcatatgtgtgtgtgtgtgtgtttgtgcctgtgtggatatatgtatatgcctTTCTGTCTTTACTTGTGTGTCAgggtttctgtctctgtttctatgtgtgtggagTGAGGGGtgtcattttgtgtgtgtttttgtctcTGACCCTCTCTCTTtcatgcctcctccctccccttctcccctgtaCTCTTCTCAATCTCCCTGGTTGTCTCTTCTCATTCCCTCCATCTCCTACCCTGACCCCCAGCAATTACCAGGTTTGGCTGGGCAAAAACAACCAATTAGAGGAAGAACCCTCTGCTCAGCAACAATTTGTCAGCAAAAGCTTCCCTCACCCTGGCTTCAACATGAGCCTCATGAAAGTAGATCACAGGCCACATCGTGATGATGACTACAGCAATGACCTGATGCTGCTCCGTCTCAGCGAGCCTGCGGAAATCACAGATGTTGTGAAGCCCCTCGACCTCCCCACTGAGGAGCCCACTGTGGGGAGCAGATGCCTTGCCTCAGGCTGGGGCAGCATTACACCCACAGAGGAGTGTGAGTCTGGTCCAAGCATCGCATCTAggtgcaggggaggggcagacatGACTGGGCTGGCTTCTGCTCACCACCCTCTTGACTCCTGATCCACAGACACATTCCCAGATGATCTCCAGTGTGTGTACCTCAAGCTCATGCCTAATCAGATCTGTGCCAAAGTATACTTAGAAAAAGTGACAGATGCAATGCTGTGTGCAGGAGAGATGGATGGAAGCAAAGACACTTGCGGGGTGAGACAGCCTCCCCCCCTGCAgtgaggggaaggactgaaagagggGACTGAGGTTCCTGGTTCCCACTTCAACACCCTGTCTAGTCAGGTGCTTAGCATCCTTCCCTATGGAAGGGATGCAGGCTGGGAGGGGAGGATCCTGTAGCTGGTACTATTTCTCCTTTTGACTCTGCTCTGGGGATTGTCCCGTCCACCCCCACTCCAACCCCATGTCCCTGTAAGAGCTGGCCTCCCAATAGCTTGATTCCCTTCTAGCCAGAGCTGCCTCTTAGAGTCCCTGTCTTCCTCCCCTGGGAGtcagttccaggatggccagcaGAACCCAACTGCCAGGTCCTTCCTTACTCCTGTCCCTATCCTTCTTTCAGGGTGACTCGGGAGGCCCACTGATCTGTGATGGTGTTCTCCAAGGGATCACATCATTTGGGCCGAGCCCATGTGCTACACCCAATGTCCCATCCATATACACCAAACTTATTATTTACAAatcctggataaaagacataaTGGCAAATAATCCCTGAGTGTCACATTGTACCCTGTTCTCAATAAAACCCACCATGCAGCATATGAGTTCAAGTTCTGACATTCTCTGGCCTTCTGGAGTCTGGTACCACATCAAGGTCCATTCAGCTAAGGTCAGGACTTCCAAAGTACATAAGCAAGGGACAGATGTACATGTACTGATGGCTAAGGGGGTGAGGTTGAGACAAATGCAGCCAAAAGGCTCAGACCAAGTCAGGGATGCCACATGAGTCTCCTCAGGTAAGAAAAATGTTCAAATCACAAAGGAATATGTAAGAGACATCAGAAAGGTTGACTTTAGCTAGGCTTGACTACACTGGAAGCAGAAGAGATGATAAACAGTCAGACATTGAGAATTTGGACTGAAGAACTGATTTTACTGAGTTGGTGAAGCCAGGTTAAGGACAGAGGTGTTATGTTAATTTAGCCTTgacttctggggggggggggagtctgaCCAGAGAAGGGCAGGAACTGACCCCAAGGCTAGGCTGCAGAGTGTCCAGCTGCGTCCCCTGGATGGGGATGTCTTTGGTAGGGCTGGACCAAAGGATGAATGCTTAGGAGCATGCTCTGTGGGACAGAGAATCACTCATCTTGGAAAACAGGCCACACTATATACAATGGTTGGGACCACAAATGAGTGTCTGCTCAGAGGGACATGGCCACAGCTGAGAGTATTGGAGAACATCCAGAGAAGGGTCCCTGCCAAGACTCAGACAGCAAGGAGTGGGCCAGTGGTACCTGCTCTCAGGGGAAGAATGGGACCTCACAGGAGATCTGATGGAAACTGAGCCACAGGGACAGTGGTAAAAGCATCTGGTCGTGGGGACTCATCAGTGTCCTGAGAAGTTGCAGTGTCCCTCTGTTAGGGAGCCCCCTGGTAGTTCTCAAAGCTGCTTACAGCAGACAGCTTCTGGGCAGGCTCCAAGTTTCTGTCTAAAATGAACTGCTGCTGCAACTGCNNNNNNNNNNNNNNNNNNNNNNNNNNNNNNNNNNNNNNNNNNNNNNNNNNNNNNNNNNNNNNNNNNNNNNNNNNNNNNNNNNNNNNNNNNNNNNNNNNNNNNNNNNNNNNNNNNNNNNNNNNNNNNNNNNNNNNNNNNNNNNNNNNNNNNNNNNNNNNNNNNNNNNNNNNNNNNNNNNNNNNNNNNNNNNNNNNNNNNNNNNNNNNNNNNNNNNNNNNNNNNNNNNNNNNNNNNNNNNNNNNNNNNNNNNNNNNNNNNNNNNNNNNNNNNNNNNNNNNNNNNNNNNNNNNNNNNNNNNNNNNNNNNNNNNNNNNNNNNNNNNNNNNNNNNNNNNNNNNNNNNNNNNNNNNNNNNNNNNNNNNNNNNNNNNNNNNNNNNNNNNNNNNNNNNNNNNNNNNNNNNNNNNNNNNNNNNNNNNNNNNNNNNNNNNNNNNNNNNNNNNNNNNNNNNNNNNNNNNNNNNNNNNNNNNNNNNNNNNNNNNNNNNNNNNNNNNNNNNNNNNNNNNNNNNNNNNNNNNNNNNNNNNNNNNNNNNNNNNNNNNNNNNNNNNNNNNNNNNNNNNNNNNNNNNNNNNNNNNNNNNNNNNNNNNNNNNNNNNNNNNNNNNNNNNNNNNNNNNNNNNNNNNNNNNNNNNNNNNNNNNNNNNNNNNNNNNNNNNNNNNNNNNNNNNNNNNNNNNNNNNNNNNNNNNNNNNNNNNNNNNNNNNNNNNNNNNNNNNNNNNNNNNNNNNNNNNNNNNNNNNNNNNNNNNNNNNNNNNNNNNNNNNNNNNNNNNNNNNNNNNNNNNNNNNNNNNNNNNNNNNNNNNNNNNNNNNNNNNNNNNNNNNNNNNNNNNNNNNNNNNNNNNNNNNNNNNNNNNNNNNNNNNNNNNNNNNNNNNNNNNNNNNNNNNNNNNNNNNNNNNNNNNNNNNNNNNNNNNNNNNNNNNNNNNNNNNNNNNNNNNNNNNNNNNNNNNNNNNNNNNNNNNNNNNNNNNNNNNNNNNNNNNNNNNGGATCCCCAGTGAACCCTGTGCTTGTCAATACTTACCGATGCCAATGCTGAAACTGAAGATGAAGTCTATCCTGTTCAGGTGGAGGAAGACTGGTCAGAAGGAGAGGAACATGGTGGGCAGGATGAGGAGGCATAGTGCCAggacaagaaaaataaagccatTGCTCATGTGAATGTAAATGGAGAGGAGAGTAAGTCTGAGAGAAAACTACAGTTACtaccaaactctctctctctctctctctctctctctctctctctccttcctctcccaccaTGAGGAGTACAACCTAAGTATGCTGAGGAGGAGTGCCATTTCAAGGCCTTCCTGAGCAGTCTAGAAACGCATAGAACTTATCTGTCtctaaatacaaaataagcaGTCTGGGGGTCCTAAGGTTGTGTcattggcagaatgcttgcctagcatgtatgccGTCCTGAATTCCATCTTCAGCACTGGGCTATGCTGAGTGTGGCAACACACGCCGGGGATCCCCACACTTTAGAAGGCGATCAGCAACACAAGATTTATCCACAGCTATACATTGAGAAGGAGGcgagcctgggatatatgagaccctgactcaaacatgGCAGAGGATGGCAATGTAGCTCAGCACCTGTCTTGAATCCATCCCCCAGTAAGGGTCCGGGACATGGTTCAgaggtagagctcctgcctagaatcctccaaaGAGGTTCTTCTTGGAGTTTGGCTCAGCAGTAGAGACCCTGtggagtgagtatgtgtgtaaggCTACAGATTTAGCTTCAGAAAACCACACTGAACCGccaccagaaaaaaacaaaaagaaaaaagaaaaaaatcacctccACTCACATTACCAAAATCACTATCTAGAAATTCTAAAATAACTCTACTACCACTCATTCATTTACCCAGCAACAATGATGCCTCACTGTGAGCCGAAACCTACTCCCCCA includes:
- the LOC116102113 gene encoding renal glandular kallikrein-like isoform X1; translated protein: MWFLILFLALSLAGIDAVPPVQNLIVGGFNCEKNSQPWNVIIFSFTEDKIYQCSGVLLDLNWVLTAAHCYNDNYQVWLGKNNQLEEEPSAQQQFVSKSFPHPGFNMSLMKVDHRPHRDDDYSNDLMLLRLSEPAEITDVVKPLDLPTEEPTVGSRCLASGWGSITPTEEYTFPDDLQCVYLKLMPNQICAKVYLEKVTDAMLCAGEMDGSKDTCGGDSGGPLICDGVLQGITSFGPSPCATPNVPSIYTKLIIYKSWIKDIMANNP
- the LOC116102113 gene encoding renal glandular kallikrein-like isoform X2, encoding MWFLILFLALSLAGIDAVPPVQNLIVGGFNCEKNSQPWNVIIFSFTEDKIYQCSGVLLDLNWVLTAAHCYNDNYQVWLGKNNQLEEEPSAQQQFVSKSFPHPGFNMSLMKVDHRPHRDDDYSNDLMLLRLSEPAEITDVVKPLDLPTEEPTVGSRCLASGWGSITPTEECESDDLQCVYLKLMPNQICAKVYLEKVTDAMLCAGEMDGSKDTCGGDSGGPLICDGVLQGITSFGPSPCATPNVPSIYTKLIIYKSWIKDIMANNP